A part of Streptomyces sp. DSM 40750 genomic DNA contains:
- a CDS encoding HAD-IIA family hydrolase — MAERKPIESWLTDMDGVLIHEGVPIPGADAFIKKLRESGRPFLVLTNNSIYTARDLHARLARMGLDVPVENIWTSALATAQFLDDQRPGGTAYVIGEAGLTTALHDIGYVLTDHQPDYVVLGETRTYSFEAMTKAVRLINGGARFIATNPDETGPSTEGPLPATGAVAALITKATGQKPYFAGKPNPLMMRTGLNAIGAHSETSAMIGDRMDTDVLAGIEAGMETFLVLTGLTTSEQIEKFPYRPSKVVNSIADLVDRI, encoded by the coding sequence ATGGCAGAGCGCAAGCCCATCGAGTCGTGGCTCACCGACATGGATGGTGTGCTCATCCACGAGGGCGTGCCGATCCCCGGTGCCGACGCCTTCATAAAGAAGCTCCGCGAGTCCGGGCGCCCCTTCCTGGTGCTCACCAACAACTCGATCTACACGGCCCGTGACCTGCACGCCCGCCTCGCCCGCATGGGACTGGACGTGCCCGTCGAGAACATCTGGACCTCCGCCCTGGCGACCGCCCAGTTCCTGGACGACCAGCGGCCCGGCGGCACGGCGTACGTCATCGGCGAAGCGGGGCTGACCACCGCGCTGCACGACATCGGGTACGTGCTCACCGACCACCAGCCCGACTACGTCGTCCTCGGCGAGACCCGCACATACTCCTTCGAGGCCATGACGAAGGCGGTACGGCTGATCAACGGCGGCGCCCGGTTCATCGCCACCAACCCGGACGAGACCGGCCCGTCCACCGAGGGCCCGCTGCCCGCGACCGGCGCCGTGGCCGCGCTGATCACCAAGGCGACCGGGCAGAAGCCGTACTTCGCGGGCAAGCCGAACCCGCTGATGATGCGCACCGGTCTGAACGCGATCGGCGCGCACTCCGAGACCAGCGCGATGATCGGCGACCGCATGGACACCGACGTCCTCGCGGGCATCGAGGCCGGGATGGAGACCTTCCTCGTCCTCACCGGCCTGACGACTTCCGAGCAGATCGAGAAGTTCCCGTACCGGCCGTCGAAGGTCGTGAACTCGATCGCGGACCTCGTCGACCGCATCTGA
- a CDS encoding cell wall protein: MRLCTCLTLALATAAALVSGPAAALGGTPGPPLTAADDRRPTCVGADSSAFPIRTRIHGGPATYVAGGGFHTWALELTNTTSRTCGNIHPVVVLVDGARTLKRTQPQLEFYEDAKGTTSRPVTFERTESDELVGVLGGDGDGGGTGFTVPPGRTLTVKVRLSLTSDAAVPNDVVANAAVVERRGDDSEWVGESNDYRFRITDGEEEEEEAGEEEEEAAKDSGGAADGDRDRDADGDRDADGDADGDREAVRDRQPYADELAASGMREALPYVTGLLFLSAGGLLIAAVRRRSG; encoded by the coding sequence ATGCGACTGTGCACGTGTCTGACCCTTGCCCTCGCCACCGCAGCCGCCCTCGTCAGTGGTCCCGCAGCGGCACTCGGCGGCACGCCCGGACCCCCGCTCACGGCAGCGGACGACCGTCGGCCCACCTGTGTCGGCGCCGACAGCAGTGCCTTCCCGATCCGGACCCGTATCCATGGAGGCCCCGCCACCTACGTCGCCGGCGGCGGCTTCCACACCTGGGCGCTGGAACTCACCAACACCACCTCCCGTACCTGCGGGAACATCCACCCGGTGGTCGTGCTGGTCGACGGCGCGCGCACGCTGAAGCGGACTCAGCCGCAGCTGGAGTTCTACGAGGACGCCAAGGGCACCACCTCCCGGCCGGTGACCTTCGAGCGGACCGAGTCGGACGAACTGGTCGGTGTCCTCGGGGGAGACGGGGACGGCGGCGGCACCGGCTTCACCGTGCCGCCCGGCCGCACTCTCACGGTCAAGGTCCGCCTCTCCCTCACCTCCGACGCGGCCGTACCGAACGACGTCGTGGCGAACGCGGCTGTGGTGGAGCGGCGGGGCGACGACAGCGAGTGGGTGGGGGAGTCGAACGACTACCGCTTCCGGATCACCGACGGAGAGGAAGAGGAAGAGGAAGCGGGAGAGGAAGAGGAAGAAGCCGCCAAGGACAGCGGTGGTGCCGCGGACGGTGACCGTGACCGTGACGCGGACGGTGACCGTGACGCGGACGGTGACGCGGACGGTGACCGTGAGGCCGTACGGGACCGGCAGCCGTACGCCGACGAGCTGGCCGCATCGGGCATGCGCGAGGCGCTGCCGTACGTGACCGGACTTCTCTTCCTCTCCGCCGGCGGACTGCTGATCGCGGCCGTCCGCAGGCGATCCGGCTGA
- a CDS encoding PQQ-like beta-propeller repeat protein gives MTTEQVEQKVRETLHAVDLDRVRASGDLVEKVVRRRARRRFSQVAGTAAAVAAITAGAVLGFGGGGLTDQDRPARPAASPESWKPWRISDPGAAGRGCLVDGSALYCAGSKYDAAKFDANTGERLWTVKVNGGGGGSDHPFAVRDGVLYGYRNHTADKQPNGDYAGGTDLMAVNTDTGKVLWTVELASDNRDDQAALLIDGAVLANTPTDRTLSAVDPRTGEVKWRHTWDKGIWCDRTVLSGVPYLLCAPDTKKPGDTDVFRLDPVTGRTEKVTDLPGRQEIIGISGDRMALVTVPPMEGKTLEEEARRSKNLVLTLVDSSGKQTSRPYRVEGATATVELVGDRLISVSLEGKASSYSLTTGKTLWTAPVGVKMPDGEAIWDGIASPVVSPSQNVVYFLGTAGDLSGLDVRTGEQLWRGHVDPSKYEYGYPPQVLLYEDVLVVRYGSKIVSLLPRIGD, from the coding sequence ATGACGACGGAACAGGTGGAGCAGAAGGTCCGGGAGACTCTGCACGCCGTCGACCTGGACCGGGTACGGGCGTCCGGCGACCTGGTCGAGAAGGTGGTGCGGCGGCGCGCCCGACGGCGTTTCTCGCAGGTGGCGGGGACGGCGGCGGCTGTGGCCGCGATCACCGCGGGGGCGGTGCTCGGCTTCGGGGGCGGCGGGTTGACCGACCAGGACCGGCCGGCGCGGCCGGCGGCGTCGCCGGAGAGCTGGAAGCCGTGGCGGATCAGCGACCCGGGCGCCGCTGGGCGGGGCTGCCTGGTGGACGGCTCCGCGCTGTACTGCGCCGGGTCCAAGTACGACGCCGCGAAGTTCGACGCGAACACCGGCGAGCGGTTGTGGACGGTCAAGGTCAACGGCGGGGGCGGCGGGTCCGACCATCCGTTCGCCGTGCGCGACGGCGTGCTCTACGGCTACCGCAACCACACCGCCGACAAGCAGCCGAACGGCGACTACGCGGGCGGCACCGACCTGATGGCGGTGAACACCGACACCGGCAAGGTGCTGTGGACGGTGGAGCTGGCGAGCGACAACCGCGACGACCAGGCCGCCCTGCTCATCGACGGCGCGGTACTGGCCAACACCCCGACGGACCGGACGCTGTCGGCCGTCGATCCGCGGACCGGTGAGGTGAAGTGGCGCCACACCTGGGACAAGGGCATCTGGTGCGACCGGACGGTGCTGAGCGGTGTCCCCTACCTCCTGTGCGCGCCGGATACCAAGAAGCCGGGCGACACCGACGTCTTCCGTCTCGACCCTGTCACCGGACGGACCGAGAAGGTCACGGACCTCCCCGGAAGGCAGGAAATCATCGGGATCTCGGGGGACCGGATGGCCCTGGTCACGGTGCCGCCCATGGAAGGCAAGACCCTCGAGGAGGAGGCCCGGAGAAGCAAGAACCTGGTGCTGACCCTCGTCGACAGCTCGGGGAAGCAGACCTCACGGCCCTATCGGGTCGAGGGGGCGACGGCCACCGTGGAACTCGTCGGTGATCGTCTGATCTCCGTGTCCTTGGAGGGCAAGGCCTCCTCCTACTCGCTCACGACCGGAAAGACCCTGTGGACCGCCCCGGTCGGCGTCAAGATGCCCGACGGGGAGGCGATCTGGGACGGCATCGCGTCTCCCGTGGTGTCGCCGAGCCAGAACGTCGTGTACTTCCTCGGCACGGCCGGCGATCTGTCCGGCCTCGATGTGCGCACGGGCGAGCAGCTCTGGCGCGGTCACGTCGACCCCAGTAAGTACGAGTACGGGTACCCGCCCCAGGTCCTGCTCTACGAGGATGTGCTGGTCGTCAGGTACGGCAGCAAGATCGTCTCCCTGCTGCCACGGATCGGCGACTGA
- a CDS encoding SigE family RNA polymerase sigma factor produces the protein MKASSHDEFREFVAMRSTALLRLAVLLTGGDRHAAEDLLQIALMKAYGRWASIEQPEAYVRQVLYRQQVNRWRLRRHRAETTVPVLPESGGDTDTGSDSELRIALWAALGRLTKRQRAVVVLRYFEDLPEGEVASLLGCPVGTVRSTAYRSLAKLRVLVPELGPAGLAEEQARQLSLTPKGAQG, from the coding sequence ATGAAGGCCTCGAGTCACGACGAGTTCCGGGAGTTCGTAGCGATGCGCTCCACCGCGCTGCTGCGGCTCGCGGTGCTGCTCACCGGCGGGGACCGGCATGCCGCGGAGGATCTGCTGCAGATCGCGCTGATGAAGGCGTACGGGCGGTGGGCGAGCATCGAGCAGCCCGAGGCGTACGTCCGCCAGGTCCTGTACCGCCAGCAGGTCAACCGCTGGCGGCTGCGCAGACATCGCGCCGAGACGACGGTGCCCGTACTGCCCGAGTCCGGCGGTGACACCGACACCGGGTCGGACTCCGAGCTGCGGATCGCGCTGTGGGCGGCGCTCGGCCGTCTGACGAAGCGGCAGCGGGCCGTGGTCGTGCTGCGCTACTTCGAGGACCTGCCGGAGGGTGAGGTCGCGTCGCTGCTGGGGTGCCCGGTCGGCACGGTGCGCAGCACGGCGTACCGGTCGCTCGCCAAACTCCGGGTCCTCGTACCGGAATTGGGGCCCGCCGGGCTCGCGGAAGAACAGGCACGGCAGCTCAGTCTTACGCCGAAGGGGGCCCAGGGATGA
- a CDS encoding ROK family transcriptional regulator, with the protein MNGNGNGRTAGVTGVNILALRSHNGALILDLLRIAGAAGISRLELAERAGLTPQAVSKITARLRADGLVTEAGYRASTGGKPRTVLRLVPDAGHAVGLHLDRDELTAVLCDLTGAVVAERRTPLSLGAGADAVVEGAAREVEALLTEARARRGAVEAAPLLPVLGVGVALPGPLDHLHGVLHRVTGFPEWDGFPLRAALARRLRMPVVVDKDTNAAALGLAAVAGAHGSFAYLHLGTGLGAGLVIDGKVHRGARTRAGEFGHQVVQLDGPMCECGNRGCVEALCLAAVARGDVEEAARVLGTGVANLVGLLDIELVLLGGRTVEAHPDAFVRGVGFVLDEWARLQGEDPAVPVRVAGGGASGVAEGAAQLLLAPLFGREDG; encoded by the coding sequence GTGAACGGCAACGGGAACGGGCGTACCGCGGGAGTGACCGGCGTGAATATCCTCGCGCTGCGCAGCCACAACGGGGCGCTGATCCTCGACCTGCTGCGGATCGCAGGGGCGGCCGGGATAAGCCGGCTGGAGCTGGCCGAGCGGGCGGGGCTCACCCCGCAGGCGGTCAGCAAGATCACCGCCCGGCTGCGCGCGGACGGTCTTGTGACCGAGGCGGGGTACCGGGCGTCCACCGGGGGCAAGCCGCGCACCGTACTGCGGCTCGTGCCCGACGCCGGGCACGCGGTCGGCCTCCACCTCGACCGCGACGAGCTGACGGCCGTGCTCTGCGATCTGACCGGCGCGGTGGTCGCGGAGCGGCGGACGCCGCTGAGCCTGGGGGCCGGGGCGGACGCCGTGGTGGAGGGTGCGGCGCGTGAGGTGGAGGCGCTGCTGACGGAGGCGCGTGCGAGGCGTGGTGCGGTCGAGGCTGCGCCGCTCCTCCCCGTACTGGGGGTCGGAGTCGCCCTCCCCGGCCCCCTCGACCATCTGCACGGTGTGCTGCACCGGGTCACCGGCTTCCCGGAGTGGGACGGGTTTCCGCTGCGGGCGGCGCTGGCGCGGCGGCTGCGGATGCCGGTGGTGGTCGACAAGGACACCAACGCGGCGGCGCTGGGGCTCGCGGCGGTCGCGGGGGCGCACGGGTCCTTCGCCTACCTCCACCTCGGCACGGGGCTGGGGGCGGGGCTCGTGATCGACGGGAAGGTGCACCGGGGGGCCCGGACCCGGGCCGGTGAGTTCGGGCATCAGGTCGTCCAGCTGGACGGGCCGATGTGCGAGTGCGGCAACCGTGGGTGCGTCGAGGCGTTGTGTCTCGCGGCGGTGGCGCGGGGGGATGTGGAGGAGGCGGCGCGGGTGCTCGGTACGGGGGTCGCGAACCTTGTGGGGCTGCTCGACATCGAGCTGGTCCTACTGGGCGGGCGGACGGTCGAGGCCCATCCCGACGCGTTCGTGCGGGGGGTGGGGTTCGTGCTCGACGAGTGGGCTCGGCTGCAGGGGGAGGACCCCGCGGTGCCTGTGCGGGTGGCCGGGGGCGGGGCATCCGGGGTCGCGGAGGGGGCGGCCCAGTTGCTGCTCGCGCCGTTGTTCGGGCGTGAGGACGGGTGA